From the genome of Phoenix dactylifera cultivar Barhee BC4 chromosome 5, palm_55x_up_171113_PBpolish2nd_filt_p, whole genome shotgun sequence:
TGATGAACACCAAGGCTCACACTTGGAACATCCCATCTCTTCTAGTGTTATTTTTATCCTTCTTTATTTTTGCTCAGGAGCCATTGGCTTTTTGAGATCCTTAATTCAAACATGGTGGAAACTCTGCATCTCTCTAGAAGAGGCCAGATCGTTCTTTCCTGTattaaacaaagaaaaattttctcgtGATCTCTATGGTGATGTCAACGCGACGAAACCTGTCATTATGAAAGGTTTAGCTAGACCATTTTTTTGTGTGTTTTTGTTACCTTACAAATAAGTGAGAGAGACTTGAATGATGTATGATTTCAGTATATCTTGGTTAATACGGAAGGTGTGGAAATTTTGAAGAAGACTAAGATTTTTGACATCTTagccaacatatatatttaaataaagATATTGAAATCTTGACCAGCAAGGTAAAACTGTTATCCATGATTCTATTTAAACACTAATTTTAAgagttcttgaaaaaaaaatttactttaGGAAGTAagagatcaattaagaatatcaGCCATATGTTGATATTGTACCGGTCGATATTTCGCTATATATCAGTTTGTACCAACAAAGATATTAGAAGCTGATGATATCCCTCATCGTCGTTATCATACAATATACATATATCCATACATATGCTCATGCATATATTATATGTGcattcatttatatatatagtatTGATGAATGTTGGTGCCAATGGTCAAGAAGTTGTGCCAAAACAGAGCAaaaagttgcataaaaattagaagtgTAATGGAGCTGAATTGGCCACACACTGCTTTCGTTTAATAGAGGTATATCTAgcgaggatatatatatatatatatataatatctaaACCTGTAATTTACCTTAGGTCGATCCCCCCTTTCtttttaaatgaaaaaaaaaatggaaggaagaagatgatgaaagAGACTAGAGATGGATTTAAGCTACATCTAATTTGAACTTGACCCCTGCTCCACGTTCAGGCCCATGGGTTGGTTATGGGCCCAATTTTGAGGGTTATGAGATAAACAAGTTTAGTAGAAGACACTACTCCATTAGGAGATTTGAAGCGGCCCAAtccattaagtaaatgggttgGATCTAGCTACACCAAAGCCTAGTACAAATTGAATTCTAGCCAACAACAAGTCAACAATATAAAGAAGTCCGCAGATGCTCATAGACACTTTACTAGTTATAATGCTCATAGAATTTCTTTAGTATGAATTcttattttaaatattcaatAAAAACTATAAGAAAAGTTATctttgaaattaaaaataaaaaaaaattagctaCTTTTATATAGTTTAAGAATTAACTCTTCATATTATAGCAATATGAAATGCCGTATtcatccacaaaaaaaaaaaaaaaaaaaaaaaaaaaaacatggataTCGCTTTCATGCCTTTGGCTTTTCCCTATCTCCTCCAAAAATATGAGGTGCAGGAATTTGCAAGATCCCATACTCGCACCCGGAGAACAGAGAAAAGCATGTGAAAAATTCTCTGttttcctcctctctccctctttcttttaaaatcagAAGGGTAATAAATCGGCACGTCCATGGCCTTGTTATCCCCGGTTCTTCCCACCTTCTCCTCCTTAAGTCCCAATCTCTCTCAAAAACTCCATCGCACCCTCCTTCCCAAGAAAAAATCTTCTCTTTTCCTCACAAGGGGTACAGGAAATGGGGCAGGAAACGTGGGCTCTGCTGCTGTAGAGGAGAAattggaggagaagaaagaaggggctATTCCTCTGGagtcggaggagaagaaggtggAGGAGAAGCTACCGCCGGAGTCTCCGGACTCGAATGGCGCCGCCGTGAAGGCGGTGGTTCCCACGTTCAATGACCGGAGATGGGTCGGAGGGACGTGGGATTTGAAGCAGTTCGAGACGGATGGCAAGACCGATTGGGATGCCGTCATAGATGCTGGTGAGCCCGAATCCTAGTCTCTGTTCTTGTGGCTTATTAAATTtagtttcctttcttttttggcCATTTGACTTCATGGGATCTGCAAACAAGCTTCATCCCTGTAGCTTTCTTGGTCTCACTTCTTAATAGGTTCATGGAAGATCCATCCTACTTTGATTGCAGATGAACTGTTAGGGACTGTCACTATGAAAAATGCTGGCTTATCCCTGAATAGTTGCTGTAATAGATTTCAAGCATATGGATGTCAAGACATGAGAACAAGCTTAAAGTTTTTGTGCATTATTGATTCCTTTGATTTAGTCTCATGCTTGCAGACTAGCAGATCCTTCAATATATGGATTAAGACATGTCCTAGGCCCATTAAAGATGAGGAAAGTTTCATGCCTTATTTACCTGAGCAAGAAATCTAGGAATCACTATGTTAAACAGAATCAAGAAatgatattttttcttcttctttttttgattttttgttggtttttttttttttttttgggggggggggggggggggggaaggtgGTGATGGGTAAGGTGGTATAGGTTCCTGATAAGTGTTTGAATCAATAACATTCTTCATGCATTAGAATGTAAGTAGGGGCAGTCTGATGTGTTGATTCATCCTGTGGATAGATAGAATACAGTTAAGGCTTCAAACTTCTGGACTAAATCCAGCAGCATTGGATTGGATTGCATTCAGATCTCCAAATGCTCAGAAATTAACCTATAGTTACAAGTTAATTATCATGATATGGAGAAATATATATCAAGAATATACAAATAGTAGTAAACTATTATCTGAAAGTATATTTATATGCTGTCTTGTAGGATGAACATACTAATGGTAATATATATCTTATCATTTTTATTTGTTAACTGGATTTATCGAGCCGATTTCCCTTTTTCGTCAAGCAAGAGGGTTTTCTGCTTCTCCATTTAGTTTTCAGTTTAGCAAATGATTACAGAACCTGTCTTGCACATTCCATGTGCGGCGCATCAGTATATTCTAACTATCCATCAAATAATTTCTGCCCATGTATGTGACTGTAAATTCATGACATTGAACATTTCATATTGGAAGTTGCAAATGAGTGGATTGGGTACTTTAATTGTGTATTTTCCtgatatatatttattgttTCTTTAAATTTTTGTTACTCAGTCCACTCTTCTTACTGATGTAACCTCAAAAAGTAGAAGGGTTGCTGAGAATAAGATTACGTCTGGCAGTGGCAACAGCACTGTTCTCAGCTCACTAGTTTCACAAGAATATCTCCGACTTCATGGTCACAAAAGCAAAACAGGCATGCATAAAAAGAGAGGGATTACATTTTGTTAATGATGCAGTGTCTGAAATTAATCTTTGAAACCGCTCCATCTTATAACTCATAAAATCAGAGATATAGAGATGCAATTTACAAATTCTGCCTAATGGACATAATGCCTTATTCTTTTAGAGGTTCAAAGAAGAAAATGGCTCGAAGATAATCCAGAGGCATCAAACAATGATGAACCTGTAATTTTTGACACATCAATAATCCCCTGGTGGTCATGGGTTAAAAGGTTCCACCTGCCTGAAGCTGAATTGCTTAATGGTTGGTTTTGCTTCTCTCCTTTCTAGATTTTTGGACCCATTAGTTTCTGTCAATTTATTTTAACTTATCTCAACATTTATATTTATGCAGGCCGTGCTGCGATGATTGGGTTTTTCATGGCTTACTTCGTGGATAGCTTGACAGGCATAGGTCTTGTTGATCAGATGGgtaattttttttgcaaaacTCTGTTACTAATAGCTGTTGCTGGGGTGCTGCTTATAAGAAGGAATGAAGACATTGATACTGTGAAGAAGCTTCTTGAGGAAACAACCTTCTATGACAAGCAGTGGCAAGCAACCTGGCTGGAGGATGAAACTCCTAGGGTTTCCAATAAAGAGTAGCTTGATGTTCATCTAGAAGTCACTCTTATTTCATTCGATAGTTTCTATCTTTTGTtgtatatttttctctttttttttctcttagtaCCATTGTAAAAGATTAGCAGtttatctttcctttttcttcacaAGCAGGCGTGCTCAAAATTGATTATGAAGTGTCATCTTCGAGCAGTCTGTCTTCCCTGAAATCCTATTTGCTCTAGTTATGTTTCTTTTTGTGTTATGTTGCTCTGTATATGCTATTCTACCAGAAAATTATAGCTATGTATATGCTTAGCTCATACTCCATTTATCCATTGTTGAACCCAAACAAggcccaaaaaataaaaaaaaaaatctgtagcTCTCTCACATGCCTCTGTTAAGGCACTTTAAAATTAGGGCAGTCTGCCATACTTACAGCCTGTTTAGATTATTGGACTGAAATTTTTATTGGATTCATAGATTGGTCAAGTACAATCAACAAAATTATGGAATTACAGGCTAGGTTAGTTTTATGGGATTTATACCGGTTTACTGCAAAGCTATTCTTGAATACTTAAAAATGTAGATCTAGCCTAGCATGAAATTCTATGATTTTGTTAGTTTTATGGGCTCAATTTATAAGTTCAATACGATTTTTAGCTCAATCATCAAAACAGGCTCTTAAAGTTTGCCCAAATAATACTCCGTGGGAAAATGTTGCTCTTATAGTTTGCCCAAATAATACTCTCTGAGAAAATGATTCAATAGCTACGTAAGAACTGAAATCCCTAATGGAGTGCTTTGCTTTTGTCCAACGGTATTTTTTTTAGCCCAAATCACGGATTACTATGATCTCGGGGTAAAATTCAAACTCAGCATTTCTAGCTTATAAGGAACTGAAAATCTTCTTCCCTCTTATAAACGCACAATTAAGATGCCTGTCCTTCGTTTCTCTTCCCAAAATAACccctgttcttctcttctctatcGTTTTTTCTCcttgcctctccttctctctccccgtTGCCAAAGCCAATCAATGGCTGCTGAAGATGTTCGAAAACTTTCTGTTGCTGCTAAATTCTAAACCTTATTAAGATGCCTGTCCTTCGTTTCTCTTCCCAAAATAACccctgttcttctcttctctatcGTTTTTTCTCcttgcctctccttctctctccctgttGCCAAAGCCAATCAATGGCTGCTGAAGATGTTCGAAAACTTTCTGTTGCTGCTAAATTCTAAACCTTGAGATGCTGTTTGGCTTAGATGTCCAATATTTTTCCCATCACCTCCTACTCACCATCGCCGGAGCACTCCTGACCATCCTCCCTATGCCGTGGTATCATATATCTCTCCCTTCTTTCCCTATGACATGGCCCCATGttcacatgcatgcatacatacatgtatgtatgtgtgtgcgcgcgcgcgcgcatacAAATATTATGTTAATGTATGTGCGTGTGGGTAAAGTACCTGGATGTGTATCAGTAACACACACATCTTGTTCATGGGCATGGGCCGATGGCAGGCTCCTCCTCCCTTACTGCCTCAGCAAACTCACCGCCCAGGGGGAGTTCGTCGTGACCGCACGCGGCCGTTTTGTGGTCGCCAACGACGCTGACGCCGAGCAGGCCCTGGCATCTTCCCGTCCTGGCCATGCCAAGCCCACTTCATCATCGAAGCCCAAAGACGACAAAGACGACGATCCCTGGACGGCACAGTCTCCGTCTCCTCCGAGCTCCAGCGAAGGACCAGGCACATCGAAGTATATGGTCATTCATGGGAATGTCTCCGCGAAAGCCCCCGGCCCATGAAGGGGATATCGTCGAGCGCATCAAGCAAAGACGGGCATGCCCTCTCAAGGAGATAATGCAGAACCATCGGATTTTGTGCTCGCCTTGCCATGGGAAGGGCCTTCCTCCGGTGACCGCGACTTCCAATAAAGGAGATGGATCCAAACAGGGCCCAAACGCCGCGGACGCGCACCTAAGAATACGGCCATTTCGA
Proteins encoded in this window:
- the LOC103704615 gene encoding light-harvesting complex-like protein 3 isotype 1, chloroplastic codes for the protein MALLSPVLPTFSSLSPNLSQKLHRTLLPKKKSSLFLTRGTGNGAGNVGSAAVEEKLEEKKEGAIPLESEEKKVEEKLPPESPDSNGAAVKAVVPTFNDRRWVGGTWDLKQFETDGKTDWDAVIDAEVQRRKWLEDNPEASNNDEPVIFDTSIIPWWSWVKRFHLPEAELLNGRAAMIGFFMAYFVDSLTGIGLVDQMGNFFCKTLLLIAVAGVLLIRRNEDIDTVKKLLEETTFYDKQWQATWLEDETPRVSNKE